The window TCAatcctcgtcgctgtcaTTCTGTCAATGGACCTGAAGGTATCCATGCGCCTTGCTCAAGCGCTGTGACCCCCTTTGCTGAAGCTGCCGCTCAGCCGGTGGGCGCTTCGAGTCCATCCTACTATGCGGTTGCGCGTGGCTGGAAGAAAGGTATCTATTCAGCAAAGGAGGAAGCAGAACGTCAGATTCGCAATGTGAGTTATCCTTACTTAAGTCACTGCGCTTGTCCTATCTTCTAACCTTCAACCCAGCCAATTTCATTTCAACTACAGTTTCCAGGGCCTTTGATGCGGCAGTTCGGCGATCGAGCATCAGCCGAAGACTTTCTTGACAAATATGGTCGAGTCGGCTCGCAAACATCCTCAACCGATgatgccgaggaggagTTCGTGGAACGAACAAGAATCTTCAAAGGACTGGATCCGAACAGCGACCTTGCAAGACGTAGGACCATTTCCATGTATGCTGAGCGCAAGGAGGCGCTTCGCAAATCACGAGTTTGCATCGCCACACCATCGCCTCTCCTCCGCCCAAAGTCTCTCCATTCGCCTCCCCTCTCACCCAGAAGCCCTTTGCCCGATTTCGCTTCCGTCTCGCCCATCGACCCGACCAATGGCTTTGCGACTCTGTCACTCCAAGGGATGACTCTGCTTCCCGTCACGCACCTGGTTGAGTCTATGGCCTTCTACGCCAAGGTCCTGGACTTCGTTTGCACCTCGCATCAGCCAGAAGTTCAAGCCGTTATGAGCTCCACCGCCGCGACTGTCTGTCTGCGCGCAATCACATCACAGTCTCCAGAAGCTGTCAACGTCTACGATATCACCGACGCCCCGACCCAACTGCTTCCCTCTACGCTCAGGCATTGGGCTCTGCCCACAAGCTCCAGAGAGCAGTCAGACTGCGCACACCCTCCTTTACCTCCCACTCCTGAATCGCTCAACGTCCCTTTCACAGATCCTGAGCCGCTCGAGTTACCTTCCACGAGTGTCTCGCTTTGTCGAACTGATTCCATCTTGTCGGGCGCAACCGTGCTGATTGAGCACGGCGATGCACCTGATGCCATGCATTCACGCTTGACAGCTAAACTCAATCAATGGCGACTCGATCAAAAGCAGACTGCCGCATCAAGCCAGATGAGGGGTATGCGACGTTGCATCGACGGCGCCAGACTGCTCGGAGGTGTGCGTCAGACTCCCTGGAATGCGCAGGAGCTGCATCTGTGCGACATCGACGGTCATCGCATCATCTATACCACGCCCTTGTCCCGAGCCAGTCCTGGCAAGAGCTTTTACTGATGGCCAGAGTCCGAGGGCCTTGATTGTGTTAGTTTCGCATTTGCAAGATACCCCAACAATACAGTCTCTGCGCACGTCTTCTCTGCACAGTGGTCAGCTCCACATTGAGAATTGAGCGGCCTGATAGACTTATAAGCATGGCTCAAATCCTTTTTCTACCGACCACTGTCATCACTGCTGATGTGCATGCATTCTCTTCCCCTGTGCTATGAGTATTGGAAATAGGCCGCTCACCGAACGGCATCAGCTGCGTCAGCTACAGCACCAGGTCGGAGACGCCGATCTTCCCGGACAGCCACCTAGATAGCTacgctgagcagcttgtcgcAAGACTTTGATCCGTTACATTGGACATCACCCGCAGTCTAAGATGCAAGCCTAAGGTATTGCTGTGCAATAAAGTACAGAGTGGAACAACCAAGCATGCTGACACGGTTCACGGATCAATCTCTCCCAACAACAATGTCATATCTGTTGAACTGCTCACCACAACCGGTTCGCTCGGATGAAACACGGCCGCGGTACACGTCCCCTTATGCCCCGGAAGCTTGTACAGAATCGTGGAGCTTTCAACGTCCCAGATGGTACAAGTCCTATCTGCGCCTCCTGCAACCACCTTTTCGCCATCGGCACTCCAACCAGCCTTGATGAGCAAGTTTTCAAATCCTCCAAATGTGGTTCCTCGCAACGTCCTGTACAGTCTTGGATTTGCAGCGTTCGAGTGGGGATCGGATCGATCTGGCTCGGGTGCAAAAGGCCTTACGTCCCAGATTCGAAGCGAATCGTCGAACGAGGTGGAGAGGATGTGCGACCCTGAAGGTGATAGGGAGATCGACGTGATTGTATCCATATGACCGCGTAGTGTGAGAGCAATAGCTTTGCGCGTCAAGTCGTAGATGTGAATCTGATTGTCGATGCCACCGACATAGATCTGGCTCGCATCTTCCGAGAATGCGACCGCCGTCACCGGATACCCGACCTCAAGCGCGTCCAGTGGCTCCTTGGCTTGCGGATCCCAAACCATCACTTTTCCATCATCCGATCCAGAAGCCAAAAGTTCCGGCCCGGACCGTGTCACAGAAACGCAATTCACAATCGCTCGATGCCCTCTCAGTCTTCTCTGCTTTTCACCCGTCGCCAAACTCCATGCAATAAGAGTGCCATCCGCAGAACCCGAGTAGAGTATTTCTGAGATATTACTGCTGAATGCTAGGCAGCTGACGGCTTTTGAGTGGCCTTTGAGCTGACCAATGTTGGCACAGTCGCCATAGACGCTCCAGATAGAAATGGTGCGATCagcagaagctgctgcaatTCGAGAGCCATCATGTGAAAATTTGACATCGAGTATCTCTGATGTGTGTGCGCCTGTGAGTCCAAGGATAGGATGCGACAGTGATGATGTTCGCTTGACTGAACGAATAAGACCTTTGTCCTGACCGCCGTTGGAGGATGCAATGGCAATCTGTTGTGAGACAGAAGTGTCACTGTCGCCCGCTTGTCTTTgacgcttgacgagcgcggCTTCGCGGTACGAGATAGGGGGTGAAGTCTTGCGCTTTTCTGCCATGATGAGCAGCTGATGCCAAAAAGAAAGGACGGTGTAGGTAGACGAAGCCGCGGGGGTGCGAATGGTGGAACAAGTCTTGACACTCACGAATGCCCGCGTAGAAAGTCGACAAGCGAGCTGACGGAGACCTCCGACTTCCGTGGAGTAAAATTTGTCCCGATGATCGGGAGCCCACAGCCAATCTTTCCTCCACTCGAGAAATTTTGGgcgactcacaactgaGCCAGCATTTTAGAAGACTTTCTTGCTTCCTTTCGTTACGACATTGTTTCTGTAGCAAGGTGCAAGCCAACACCACAACATACTCCGTTTCCTGCAAGATGTCATCGGAAGGGAAACGTTTCAGCTCGCACAATGTGCGCTGCTGTACTTTGATTGGCCACGTCGACCACGGCAAGTCTTCGTTTGCCGACTCGCTTTTAGCCGCAAACAACATCATCTCGGCACGCATGGCGGGGCAAATCCGCTACCTTGACTCAAGAGAggatgagcaagagcgtGGAATCACCATGGAGGCATCTGCTGTATCCCTCTCGGTCAAAATGCGTGTTCACGACCCTACGAAAGGCTGGGATCCAGAAAATCTTCCACCAATCCAAGACTTTATGATCAACTTGATTGATACGCCTGGTCATGTCGATTTCTCCTCAGAAGTATCGACAGCTTCAAGATTATGCGATGGTGCGCTGCTCATTGTCGATGTGGTGGAAGGTGTCTGCGCTCAGACAGTCACAGTATTGCGTCAAGCGTGGCAGGATGGTCTGGAACCCATTCTGGTCCTCAACAAGGTCGATCGACTGATCACCGAACTCAAACTTTCGCCCAACGAGGCATACCATCATCTGATTCAGGTCATCGAACAAGTGAATGCTGTCGTTGGGTCTTTCTTCGCCTCGGCACGtatggacgacgacgagcgttGGCACGAGGAGCGAGAGAAGCGCATCGCAGCGCGCAAACAAGCCAAGAacgactcgatcgccgCTTCTACCACTGCCGACGCTGATGCAGCCGAAGAGGACGCACAAGATCGTGAGGAAAGggacgacgaagacatTTACTTTGACCCTTCCAAAGGCAACGTTATCTTCGCTTCTGCGATGGATAATTGGGCTTTCCGACTTGAACGTTTCGCCATGCTTTACGCCAAAAAGATGGGCATTCAAGAGTCAAAGCTGCGGAAAGTGCTCTGGGGTGACTTCTACTTTGATCCCAAAACCAAGCGGGTTCTCAGCCAAAAGCaaaaggagaaggagaagcgTCCGCTCAAGCCTATGTTTGTCCAATTCGTCCTCGAAAACATTTGGTCGGTCTACGATGCCGTCGTCGAGAATCGCGATCAGGACAAGATCGAAAAAATCGTCACTTCGCTCAGCCTCAAGGTTCATCCTCGCGACCTCAAGTCGAAAGATGCGTCCACACTCATCAAAGCAATCGTCAGTCAGTGGCTGCCGCTCGCGAGCTGTGCATTTGCTGCCATCATCTACGTCATCCCGCCAACCAGCAAAGCTCAAGCAAAGAGAATCCCCATGATGCTCAACCCAGATATGAGCTACTTCGACCGAGGCAACTACAAGGCCAAAACGGCGCTGGAAGAGCATCTTATGAAAGCCGAGATTGGACCCAAGTCGAACCGTGTTGCGTACGTCAGCAAGATGTTTGCAGTCAAAAAGGACGATCTTCCCGAGGCGAAAAAGGCACCTTTGACTGCAGAACAAATGCGCGAACGTGCAAAGGAGAGCAGGGAGCGTCAGAATGCAGTGAGAGCGGCATTGGCTGCGACGGGTGCTTCCATGGAAGGTGGCGCGGATGTGATTTCTGGGGCAAACGGAACCAGCctcgaagaagccgagaCTCAGCGCGCTGCGCGTGCCCAACGCGAGACTGAAGTACAAGCACAGACGGATGCGCAgaaagagcaagaggaagaagagcaaggtTCGGACGAAGttgtgcttggctttgccCGACTGTATTCGGGCACTCTGCGCGCGGGTCAGTGGATGTACGCTCTACTGCCCAAGTACAACACCTCTCTTGCACCGTCTCATGCTTCCAATATGAAGCACATCAAAGCCGTGCAACTCGAAGCGATCTACATGATTATGGGGCGCGACCTTGTTGCCGTCAACGAAGTGCCCGCCGGTAATGTCTTCGCCATTCGCGGATTGGAAGGTCGCGTTTTGCGAAATGCCACTCTGTGTTCGCCTTCTCTTGTCCAGTCGTACCCCATCGACCAACGCAGCGATCCTGGGTCCATCGATCCAGACGTGGCTTCCAACACATTTGTCAATTTGGCAGGTATCAACTTGCTATCTGCGCCCATCGTGCGCGTCGCATTAGAACCTGTCAACCCTCAGGACATGCCCAAGCTCGTTGAGGGACTTAAGCTGCTCAACCAAGCCGACCCTTGTGTTGAATCGTTGATTCAGGACACGGGAGAGCACGTTATCCTTACTGCAGGAGAGTTGCACCTCGAGCGATGTCTCAAAGACTTACGAGAGCGATTTGCTAAATGCGAGATTCAAGTCAGTGCGCCGTTGGTACCGTTCAGAGAGACGTGCGTAAGGGCGCCCGAGATGCCGCCTCCAAAGATCGAAGGTGCAGCCCGTGGAACTGCTGAGGGTAACGTGGCAAACGGCGTGGTTTCGTACCGCGTGCGAGCTGTGCCGCTGCCGAAAGCGGTGGTGGACTTTCTGCTGGCCAACACGCAgacgcttcgtcgtcttcagAACAAGAGCGCTTCTGGTGGAGTGGACGAAGATGTGGACGCAGCATCTGGCTcggtcgacgctgctggatcgcaagcgagcaagatggtAAGCGCCGACAAGTTCTGGTCATCGCTAGCCACTGTGCTGGAGAAATGCGGACAAGACCGAACCGGCCAAGATTGGCGTGAAGTCGTGGAGAAGATTGTCTCGTTTGGCCCACGTCGGGTCGGCGCCAACATGCTCGTCGACCGTACGGGTAGTGGCAGAGCTTCGCTGCGCAATCGCACGGACGCTTGTCGTGCAGCTACACGTCAGTCGTCGGGCATAGCCACCCCAAGCACAACAGTGGCAGTCGATGAAAGCCAGAATCTCACCGATGCGCTCTCGAGAATCGACGTGGGTGGCCAAGACGAATCATGCTCGCGTGTCAATCACTTGGCGCTCAACGAGAGCATCGATTCGGGCTTCCAGATGGCCACTTCTGCGGGCCCACTTTGTGCCGAACCCATGCAAGGACTCGCATTCTTCCTCGAGACCATCAGCGTCTGTACGTCGGTCTCAACATCGCTTTCTTCGGTCACAGGACCGCTCATGTCGACATTCCGAGAGTCTTGCAAGCAAGCACTACTCGACTGGTCACCACGCCTAATGCTGGCCATGTACAGCTGCGACATTCAAGCGTCCACGGAAGTGCTGGGTAAAGTCCACGCCGTCCTCGCTAAGCGTCGTGGTAAAATCATCTCGGAAGAAATGAAGGAAGGCACGTCGTTCTTCACCGTAGGCTCTCTCTTACCCGTGGTAGAGAGTTTCGGATTCGCAGATGAGATTAGGAAGAGAACAAGTGGCGCTGCAAGCCCACAATTGATCTTCAAAggcttcgagctgttcgatctcgatccgTTCTGGGTACCAAGGACCgaagaagagctcgaggatctcGGCGAGAAAGGCGATAGAGAGAATGTGGCCAAAAGATACATGGATGCTGtgaggaagcgcaaggGTTTGTTTGTGACACAGAGGATTGTCGAGAATGCCGAGAAGCAGAGGACGCTCAAGTCGAACTGAATTGCAAGCATTCTTCTCCCAAGTCATCAGATCTAGTCGACACGACCAGTGTGAGGCCAACATCATGCATTTGCGGCATCACGTGTTTCATAAGCAGAATTAGGGGCACGGAAATGTACAAGTCGAGCGGTGTGGCGAATGATGAAATGCAGCAATACATAGCAGCAATTGCGCACATCGCTCAAGGACGAGtgatcttgagcttggatGCATAGTTGCTGAACGATCGCTCCTTGGGTTTGAGGTAGGGTACATTGAGAAAAGCAAAGATCTGGCGTTCGTCTGTGGCCTCTTGAAGCAAGTTTGTGGTCCAAGCTGAGCCGTTTTGATTGGGTGGACCGAGTCCATACTCGTTGAGAGCCCAGCCTTTCGATTTGGCCTTGGCGCGAAGGTGAACCATCAGGTCAGCATCGCCGGTTTTGGCGAGCGTGTAGAAAGCGCGTCGAATGAAAGGCGCAAAATTAAGATCGATCCTACGCGCTTTGTTGGTTGCCGAGAGGCGGACGATACCTTTGACAGCCAGAGGGCCGTGGGCGAGCAGGTCGTCAGCAAGCAGATTGCGTTTGCGCATTTGGACGATGACGTTGTTGAGGAGCGTGGCAGCTAGAGGATGTGGGTCCGATTTGGAAGGATTGTCgggacgaggaagacgcATCTCGATCACGTCTGGATGGAACAGGACAAAATCGAGGTCGGAAGAATAGTGATCGCCTCTTCGAAAGCTGCCCAGTAGTTCGATGCTCAGCTTGGAATCGACAGACCGAACCACGTCGAGCAACACGTCCAGCCACTGCTGTGACTCACTACGCGGAATCAAGCATTCGATATCGTTCATATGGTTGAGCCCGATCCTTTGCGCCCTCTCCAACGAAGCCTCTCTCAACTGCTCCAGCGTCAAAAATCCGGCCTGCACAAAGCGCTCGGCTTTCGTAGCGCCGATCCCATACACGCGCTGAAACATGACCCTTGCACGATCCTCCTTTGAAAGGCTATTGATCGCATCCACCCGATCCAACAGCAAACGTTGCTTGATCACTGTCCAGCCAACACTATCATCCGGCTCGAGCAGTTTTGTCACCTGTCTAACCGTCAGTGGCGCACCTTGGCCGAGCTCGGACTCGTGCTGAACACGAAACAGCCGACGTTCTGCCACCTTGTACTCTCGACCGCTGGAGCTACCTCTGAGAGCCTGCAGGTTGCGAAGATCGTTCAATACGGCTGTCATAGGAAAAGGCTTATCGAGCAGTTCAGGATGATTGGCGATGAGCTCGCGGAACGCCGTTTCCTTACGTGGACCCAGATTTTGGCTAGATTGGGTGAGCTGGCGACGTTGATGGGTGTGAAGCAAGTTTTTGCTGATGCTGAAGTGCTTGAAGCGACGACAAGCTTTCTTTGCGCGTGTGTTCATCGCGATCAGAAGCGGTAGGGAAGACGTGTGCACGACTAGCCCAAGCCAGTCATGTATATTGGGATACAGCACAGGCAGCTCGTGAAGTGAAGGCATGATGACCCACACGAATGAGAGCATCGCTTTGAGCAGAGGAGCGAGGACCGTTGTACCTCCGATACAGAAGGCGGCTGCCGTCATGGCTTTGAACATCTGCCACTTGGTTGGTGGCGGAGTCTGGACCgcagcctcgctcgccttcTTCATGAGCTCAGGAAAGTGCGACAGCCAACGAACGACAAGCTCGCAGATTTTACGAACTCTCTGGCTGGCAGCCCCTGGCGAAGAAGGCTGTTGCGATCCGAGTCGAAGCGCTAACTCTTGAAGTTGGCGATCGGTGGCTTGCAATTTCACTTCAATGCTTTGCAAGAAGGTTATTGCATTGTGGATGTTTCGCAGACTAGCGTCAGCTTGGACTGTGTCCCTGTTGACACTGTGCCGGTTCCACGGTACAGCTTGAGGTCTTGTCCTTTTCTGAAGCTTGgcgttggtgttgatcgACTGGAGACTGCTTGGATGAATGTTGGGCAGTAGCTGCGAAGCGTTTTGGTTGACCAGCCTGCTCCGAGTAGCCGGGATTTCGAGTCGagtctcgagctcatccacatccacatcctcCCACTCTCCGTCTTGGTGAGTCAGGACTGGGCCTTGTTCGCGAGCGATCGCTTCTTGAATAAAGCTTGCATGCAGTTGAAATGTCTTGTTAATGTGATGCTGTttggctcgacgaggaagtGGTTCAAAGAGGCGCGAGG of the Mycosarcoma maydis chromosome 2, whole genome shotgun sequence genome contains:
- a CDS encoding putative U5 snRNP-specific protein encodes the protein MAEKRKTSPPISYREAALVKRQRQAGDSDTSVSQQIAIASSNGGQDKGLIRSVKRTSSLSHPILGLTGAHTSEILDVKFSHDGSRIAAASADRTISIWSVYGDCANIGQLKGHSKAVSCLAFSSNISEILYSGSADGTLIAWSLATGEKQRRLRGHRAIVNCVSVTRSGPELLASGSDDGKVMVWDPQAKEPLDALEVGYPVTAVAFSEDASQIYVGGIDNQIHIYDLTRKAIALTLRGHMDTITSISLSPSGSHILSTSFDDSLRIWDVRPFAPEPDRSDPHSNAANPRLYRTLRGTTFGGFENLLIKAGWSADGEKVVAGGADRTCTIWDVESSTILYKLPGHKGTCTAAVFHPSEPVVVSSSTDMTLLLGEIDP
- a CDS encoding putative DNA polymerase X, whose product is MSSSSLQRLPSGTHRFNQQYRLIAVAFPVTRHYTAQAGRTKLPIKYVRNRSQDLDKAVFLVLKGKSDGPLPPPETASRLFEPLPRRAKQHHINKTFQLHASFIQEAIAREQGPVLTHQDGEWEDVDVDELETRLEIPATRSRLVNQNASQLLPNIHPSSLQSINTNAKLQKRTRPQAVPWNRHSVNRDTVQADASLRNIHNAITFLQSIEVKLQATDRQLQELALRLGSQQPSSPGAASQRVRKICELVVRWLSHFPELMKKASEAAVQTPPPTKWQMFKAMTAAAFCIGGTTVLAPLLKAMLSFVWVIMPSLHELPVLYPNIHDWLGLVVHTSSLPLLIAMNTRAKKACRRFKHFSISKNLLHTHQRRQLTQSSQNLGPRKETAFRELIANHPELLDKPFPMTAVLNDLRNLQALRGSSSGREYKVAERRLFRVQHESELGQGAPLTVRQVTKLLEPDDSVGWTVIKQRLLLDRVDAINSLSKEDRARVMFQRVYGIGATKAERFVQAGFLTLEQLREASLERAQRIGLNHMNDIECLIPRSESQQWLDVLLDVVRSVDSKLSIELLGSFRRGDHYSSDLDFVLFHPDVIEMRLPRPDNPSKSDPHPLAATLLNNVIVQMRKRNLLADDLLAHGPLAVKGIVRLSATNKARRIDLNFAPFIRRAFYTLAKTGDADLMVHLRAKAKSKGWALNEYGLGPPNQNGSAWTTNLLQEATDERQIFAFLNVPYLKPKERSFSNYASKLKITRP
- a CDS encoding putative translation elongation factor 2, whose protein sequence is MSSEGKRFSSHNVRCCTLIGHVDHGKSSFADSLLAANNIISARMAGQIRYLDSREDEQERGITMEASAVSLSVKMRVHDPTKGWDPENLPPIQDFMINLIDTPGHVDFSSEVSTASRLCDGALLIVDVVEGVCAQTVTVLRQAWQDGLEPILVLNKVDRLITELKLSPNEAYHHLIQVIEQVNAVVGSFFASARMDDDERWHEEREKRIAARKQAKNDSIAASTTADADAAEEDAQDREERDDEDIYFDPSKGNVIFASAMDNWAFRLERFAMLYAKKMGIQESKLRKVLWGDFYFDPKTKRVLSQKQKEKEKRPLKPMFVQFVLENIWSVYDAVVENRDQDKIEKIVTSLSLKVHPRDLKSKDASTLIKAIVSQWLPLASCAFAAIIYVIPPTSKAQAKRIPMMLNPDMSYFDRGNYKAKTALEEHLMKAEIGPKSNRVAYVSKMFAVKKDDLPEAKKAPLTAEQMRERAKESRERQNAVRAALAATGASMEGGADVISGANGTSLEEAETQRAARAQRETEVQAQTDAQKEQEEEEQGSDEVVLGFARLYSGTLRAGQWMYALLPKYNTSLAPSHASNMKHIKAVQLEAIYMIMGRDLVAVNEVPAGNVFAIRGLEGRVLRNATLCSPSLVQSYPIDQRSDPGSIDPDVASNTFVNLAGINLLSAPIVRVALEPVNPQDMPKLVEGLKLLNQADPCVESLIQDTGEHVILTAGELHLERCLKDLRERFAKCEIQVSAPLVPFRETCVRAPEMPPPKIEGAARGTAEGNVANGVVSYRVRAVPLPKAVVDFLLANTQTLRRLQNKSASGGVDEDVDAASGSVDAAGSQASKMVSADKFWSSLATVLEKCGQDRTGQDWREVVEKIVSFGPRRVGANMLVDRTGSGRASLRNRTDACRAATRQSSGIATPSTTVAVDESQNLTDALSRIDVGGQDESCSRVNHLALNESIDSGFQMATSAGPLCAEPMQGLAFFLETISVCTSVSTSLSSVTGPLMSTFRESCKQALLDWSPRLMLAMYSCDIQASTEVLGKVHAVLAKRRGKIISEEMKEGTSFFTVGSLLPVVESFGFADEIRKRTSGAASPQLIFKGFELFDLDPFWVPRTEEELEDLGEKGDRENVAKRYMDAVRKRKGLFVTQRIVENAEKQRTLKSN